The Candidatus Binataceae bacterium region CGTCCGGGATATCGCCGGATGGGCATGTCTTCCGGCAACCGTTCATATTGATGGCCCACCCGTCGTGAAATTGCGCTTTTCACATAGTCTCTTGCGCGTTTCTCCGTGCCACAGCGAACACTTTTCTGCCGAGGTGCACCCGTCCAGAAGATCCGTCTGTGGCGGCCCGCTCCACGAACCTCGACAGCGCCCCACTTCAACAGCACAGTCGATCCGACCCGGCGAACCGACCATGCCTTGGACGTATAGCCGGATACATTCGAATGATGAACTCCGATCCGAAGGAACTTCGCCATTGGCGTTTCTTGCGTTCGACGTGAGTGTCTAACCAGCCAGGACTCAATGTTTGATCACGTGCCGACATTTTTGCAACTTTCTTCTTCCAGGGAGAGGTATGCTGGAGCATCTGTTCTCGAAAATTGATCCGCACCAAATTATTGACCGGTTTCGACCGAGAGGCTGCGACGAACCTCTAAGCTGATATCAATTGAGTCAGCGAACCGTGCCTGATGGGCGAAGACTTCGGCAGGCCACTCGAAGTTTCGCTTTTCACTGTCGGTGATTCGGCCGATTATTGCTGAAAAAGCGATTCGTCGGACGCGGCAGCCCAAGATTCTCCCGCAGCGTCTTACCTTCGTATTCGCGCCGGAAGATGCCGCGCCGCTGCAGCTCAGGAACAACGTGGTCGACGAAATCGTCGAGGCCGCCTGGCACATAAGGGAACATGACGTTGAATCCGTCACACCCTTCGCTGACCAGCCATTGCTCCATCTCGTCGGCGATCATCGCAGGAGTGCCAACCATCGCCAACCCACCGTAGCTGCCAGCGATCTGAGCCAATTGCCGGACCGTGAGGTTTTCGCGTCTCGCGCGGTCCACCAGTCGCTGCCGCCCGCTCCTGCTGGCGTTGCTTTCGGGGATCTCCGGCAGCGGACCATCGAGATCGCAGTCCGACACGTCGTAGCCAAGCTGCGCTGATAACGAGGCAAGGCCGCTATCCGGATGTACCAAGCTGTCGAGCAGCGCCCTCTTCGCTTGGGCTTCGGCAGCAGTATCGCCGACTACGACCAGGACGCCGGGCAAAATCTTGAGATGCTCGCGTGAGCGCCCGAGCTTTTCCATGCGACCCTTCACATCCGCATAGAAGTGCTTCGCGTCCGCAAGATTGCTCCCGCCCTCGAATATTACCTCCGCCGTCTCCGCGGCGATCTGGCGGCCCGCCTCCGACGCGCCTGCCTGCACGATGACCGGCCAGCCCTGGATTGGGCGCGCGATGTTGAGCGGGCCGCGCACGGAAAGAAATGGTCCCTTGTGATTGAGCACGTGCATCCGCTCGGGATCGAAAAAGACGCCGTTCTCGACGTCACGGATGAAGGCGTCGTCGGCCCAGCTATCCCATAAGCCGGTGACAAC contains the following coding sequences:
- a CDS encoding LLM class flavin-dependent oxidoreductase, whose protein sequence is MAASHQLRLGAFMRPVSIHTAWWRYPGAFPDANFNFEHLKRFAQTLERGRFDAFFMADHLAVLNMPMAALKRSATTTSFDPLTLLPALAMVTERLGLIATASTTYNEPYHIARKFASLDHISGGRAGWNLVTSGNPHEAMNFGLDEHVEHQTRYRRAREFFDVVTGLWDSWADDAFIRDVENGVFFDPERMHVLNHKGPFLSVRGPLNIARPIQGWPVIVQAGASEAGRQIAAETAEVIFEGGSNLADAKHFYADVKGRMEKLGRSREHLKILPGVLVVVGDTAAEAQAKRALLDSLVHPDSGLASLSAQLGYDVSDCDLDGPLPEIPESNASRSGRQRLVDRARRENLTVRQLAQIAGSYGGLAMVGTPAMIADEMEQWLVSEGCDGFNVMFPYVPGGLDDFVDHVVPELQRRGIFRREYEGKTLRENLGLPRPTNRFFSNNRPNHRQ